AAGACCGCCGAGGCCTGGGCCGACGCGGTGCGCCGGAGGGCGTTCACCGACGCCACGGCCAGGGCCTGCCAGTCTGCGGCCTGCGCAACCGCGTCCGCCTCGGCGCGGGTCTCGGCCGCACCGTCGCGCAGCGCATGCGATCCGAGTTCGAGGCATTGCGCCGCGCTGGTCTCCAGCATGTCGAGCGTGTGCAGCCACACGCCCCATTGCGCCTTGCAAAGCGCCAGGGGAAAAGTGAATTCGGTGCTCATGGCGATGTGTCCTCCGGATCGGCGACCCGCATGCACGGATGCTGGCGGCAGGCAGGCGCGCATGCCTTGCGCGGGATCAACTCCGCGCCGCTCAGTGCGACATCAGCACGGGCAGCGTCATCGATTCCAGGATCGACTGGGTGGCGCCGCCCAGCACCCATTCGCGCGCCCGGCTGTGGCCGTAGCAGCCCATGACCAGCAGGTCCGCGCTCAGGTCGGCGCAGAAGGAAAGCAGCTTGCTGCCGGCATCCGCGTCGTCGTCGCCGCCGGGATGCAGCTCGAGATTCCGCACGCCCTGCACCCGCAGGTAGTCCTGCAGGCTCTGCAGGGAGGCCTGCGCGTCCTCGCCATAGGCCACGGCATGCACGCGGGTCGCCGTGCGCAGCCACGGCAGCGCGGCCGTCACCGCGCGCGCGGCCTCGCGCGTTTCCTTCCACGCCACCAGCACGGTGCGCCCGACGGGGCCGATCGGCCCCGCGTAGGGCAGCACCAGCGCCGGCCGGCCGCTCTGCACCAGCAGGCTGGGCAGGAAGTCGCCCGGGAGCTCGCCGTGCGCCGGGTCGTTCCCATTGCGCTGGCCCAGCACCAGCAGGTCGGCATAGAGCGCGCGCCGGGCGAATCCCAGGGGCCCGTCGCTCTCCGGCTCGGCCCAGTGCAGGTGCTGCGAGCCCGCGCGGTTCGCCATGAAGGTGGCGTACATCCTGTCGCGCGCCGCCTTGTCGATCTCCTGCATGATCGCGACCGCCTCCGCCGCGGCCTCGACGGCGAACGGGTAGCGCACGAGTGCGGACAGCGTGCACGGCTGGCCGGTGACTTCGGCATCGAAGGTCTCGGCCAGCTCGCGGGCCAGCGCGATGCGCGCCGCCGTGCGCTCCGAACCGTCGAGGTGAAGCAGGATCGATTTCGGGGTCTGCATGAGGGCTCCTGGTGCTCGGGCAATGCGATGGGCCGACCTTAGGCCGCCGCTCCCCGGCTGGCCTTGCGCTGGATCAACCGCCTGCGGACTTCCGCGCCGCCGCGCCGATGCTTGATCGGGCGCAAGTCCGGGACGCGCCGGCAGGCCTAGCCTGGGGCATGCGCCCCTCAGTTCCACACCCTTCGCACGCCAACGCCGAAGCCTGCGTCCCCGAGCCATGGTGGCTTGGTGCGCACACGGGCGCCGCCTGGGGACTGTCGCAGCTGCAGGCCGACGAGGCGCGTGCACGCTGGGGGCCCAACAGCTTCGAGCCGCAGGCGAAGCGCTCGCTGGCACTGCAGTTCCTCGCGCGGCTGCGCAATCCGCTCGTCCTCGTGCTGCTCGCCGCCAGCACGATCTCGGCGGCCACGGGCGACATCGCCAACGCCGGGATCATCGTGCTGATGGTGCTGCTGAGCGTGACGCTCGACTTCGTGCAGGAGCACCGCGCCAGCAACGCCGCCGAGAAGCTGCGCGCCTCGGTGGCGCTGCGCGCCCGCGTGCTGCGCGACGGCGCCACGCGGGAGATTCCGGTGACCGAGGTGATGCCGGGCGATCTGATGCTGCTGTCGGCGGGCGATCGCGTGCCGGCGGACGGCCTGGTGCTGGAGGCGCGTGACTTCTTCGTCAACCAGAGCCTGCTGACCGGGGAGTCCTACCCCGTGGAGAAGCGCCCGGACGCGCCAAGCGGCGATGCCCCCGAGCTGCAGGACGCCCTCCACGCGGTGTTCATGGGCAGCACGGTGATCAGCGGCAGCGCGCGCGTCGGCGTCATGGCCATCGGCCCACGCACCGCGCTCGGCGAGGTGGCGAGCAGCATCCAGGTCGAACCGCCGCCCACCGCGTTCGAGATCGGCATGCACCGCTTCGGCCTGATGATCATGCGGTTGACCCTGCTGCTGGTGCTGTTCGTGCTGCTGGTCAACGTGGTCCTGCATCGGCCGCTGCTCGACTCCTTTCTGTTCGCGGTGGCGCTCGCCGTCGGGCTCACGCCCGAGCTGCTGCCGATGGTGGTGTCGGTCACGCTTTCGCGCGGCGCCATGCGCCTTGCCGGGCGCCGCGTGATCGTCAAGCGCCTGGCCTCGATCCAGAACCTCGGCGCGATGGACGTGCTGTGCACCGACAAGACCGGCACCCTGACCGAGGCGCGCATCAGCCTGGCCTGTTGCGCCGACGCGGACGGCCGCGACAGTGCACGGGTGCTGATGCTGGCCCACCTCAACAGCACCTTCGAGAGCGGCCTGAAGAGCCCGCTCGATGAGGCACTGCTGGCGCACCCGATGGACACCGCGGCCTGGAAGAAGATCGACGAGGTGCCCTTCGACTTCGAGCGCCGGCGCGTCTCGGTGCTGCTCGACCGCGGCGATGCGCGCTGGCTGGTGGTGAAGGGCGCGCCGGACGACGTGCTGGCCCTGTGCAACCGCTTCGAACGCGACGAGGGCCGCTCGCCGGCACCGCTGGACGCGGACGCCCTGGTGCAGCTGCGCGAGCGCTGCCATGCGCTCGAACGGCAGGGCCTGCGCGTGCTGGGCGTGGCCTGGCGCGATGTGCCCGCAGACCATCCGCATGCCGACGTGCGCGACGAGAGCGCGCTGGTGTTCGCCGGCTTCGCCGCCTTCATCGATCCGCCCAAGGCCGGTGCGGGCGAAGCCATGGCCGCGCTGGCGAGGAGCGGCGTCCACGTGAAGATCGTGAGCGGCGACAGCGAGCTGGTGACGCAGCACCTGTGCACGCTGCTGCGCATCCCGGTGGCGGGCGTGCTCACGGGGCAGGAGATCTCGGCCATGGACGATATCGCGCTGCGCGCCCGCGTGGGCCGCACCACCCTGTTCTGCCGCGTCAACCCGGCGCAGAAGAACCGGATCATCCTGGCGCTCAGGACGCGCGGCCACGTGGTCGGCTACCTCGGCGACGGCATCAACGATGCCCCCGCGCTGCGCTCGGCCGATGTGGGGCTGACCGTGGACAGCGCGGTCGACGTGGCGCGGGAGGTGGCGGACATCGTCATGCTCGACCACGACCTCGGCGTGCTGCACGAGGGCGTGCTCGAAGGGCGGCGCACCTTCGGCAACGTCATGAAGTACATCATGATGGGCACGAGCTCCAACTTCGGGAACATGCTGAGCATGGCGGGCGCCTCGCTGCTGCTGCCCTTCCTGCCGATGCTGCCGGCGCAGATCCTGCTCAACAACGTGCTCTACGACCTGTCGCAGGCGGCCATCCCGCTCGACCGCGTGGATGCCGCCGACCTGCACCGGCCCCGCACGCTCGACATGAAGTTCATCCAGCGCTACATGTGGCTGTTCGGCGCGATCAGCTCGGCCTTCGACGCACTGACCTTCTGGCTGCTGATCCAGGTACTGCACGCCGATGCCCCGCTGTTTCGCACCGCCTGGTTCGTCGAGTCGCTCGCCACCCAGGTGCTGGTGATCTTCGTGATCCGCACCCGCGGCCGGCCCTGGGCCAGCCGCCCCGGCGCGGCGCTCTCCGTGGCATCGCTCCTCGTCGTGGCCGCCGCGCTGCTGCTGCCTTTTTTGCCGCTGGCCAGGTTCTTCCATTTCGAGCCGCCGCCCGCGATCTTCTTCGCCTGGCTGGCCGGCATGCTGGCGGCTTACCTGGCGCTGGCGGAGATGGCCAAGCGATTCTTCTACGCCCGCCTGGCGGGCGCCGCGCCTTCGCGGGTGCGCCGGCCGGCGCCGCACCGCCGGGCCCGGGCCTGACCCGCCCCGATGCGGCGCCCCTGCGGCCGCTGCAATGTCCCTTGATCTGAATCAACGCACGCCGCGTGCCGCGAGCCTAAGCTCGCGGCACACACTCCATCGGAGACTCTCATGTTCAAACGCATCCTCGTTCCCACCGACGGTTCCGCGCTCTCGAAGAAAGCAGTCGCGAGTGCGATCTCCCTGGCGGCCCAGAACGACGCCGATCTCGTGGCGCTCCATGTGGTTCCACGCTACCAAAGGAGCTACTTCGACGGTTCCATGACCGTCTCCGCCGAGGACGTCAGCCGCGTCGAGAAGCAATGGAACGACAAGGCCGTGGCCATGCTCGATGCCGTGAGCGCGCGCGCCAGGCAGGACGGCGTGCGCATCAAGACGGCGACGGTCAGCTCCGACCTGGTGGCCGAATCGATCATCGCCGCAGCCAAGAAGCACAAGAGCGACCTGATCGTGATGGCATCGCACGGCCGAAAGGGCATCAAGCGATTGCTGCTGGGCAGCGAGACGCAGCACGTGCTGGCGCACTCGGCGCTTCCCGTGCTGGTCCTGCGATAGTCCGCCACCGTCGGCCTGCCCTGCGCCAAGTTCACAGCGCGGCGGGAACCCAGGCATTCGAATGACCATGCCCGTCGTCGCGGTCGCGATGCCCGGAAACGGCCAGCTCGCCGACGCGCTGGCCGCGTGCCTCGGCCTGGAACGCGGCGCGGCCACGGTGCGGCGCTTTCCCGATGGAGAGTCCTACGTGCGCATCGAATCGCCGGTCGACGGACGCGGGACGCTCATCGTCTGCACGCTCGACCGGCCCGACGACAAGCTCGTGCCGCTGTTCCTGCTGGCGGCGGCGCTGCGGGACGCCGGCGCAACCTCGGTGGGCCTGGTCGCGCCGTACCTGGCCTACATGCGGCAGGACCGGCGCTTCCAGCCCGGCGAGACGGTCAGCGCCCGGCATGTGGGCGCATGGCTCTCGCAATGTGCCGACTGGCTCGTGACCGTCGATCCCCACCTGCACCGCATCACCGACCTGTCCCAGGTCTGCAGCGTTCCGTCGGGCGTCGTGCATGCCTCGCCGAGCGTGGCGCAGTGGATTCGGGCCCATGTGCGCGAGCCCCTGCTGATCGGTCCCGACGAGGAAAGCGCCCAATGGGTCGGCGCCGTGGCGCAACATGCCGCGGCCCCGTTCATCGTGCTGAGCAAGACGCGCCGCGGCGATCGCGACGTCGAGGTCTCGCTGCCCGATGTCGGGCGCTGGCGTTCGCACACGCCGGTGCTGGTGGACGACATCGTCTCGACCGCCCGCACCATGATCGAGACGGTCGGCCACCTGCGCCGGGCCGGTCTCGCCGCCCCGGTGTGCGTGGCTGTCCACGCCGTGTTCGCGCAGACCGCGTTCGAGGATCTGCGCTCCGCCGGCGCGGGCGACATCGTCAGCTGCGACACCATCCGCCATCCATCCAACCGGATCCGGCTCGCCCCCGCCATTGCGGCGAGCGTCCGCGCGCTGCTGCCCGCCTGAGGGAGCGGACACATCCGGAGCAGCCCCCGCCTCCTTGATCTGCCTCAATGCCCGACGGGCCGGCGCCGCACAAGATGCGCTCCTGCCCGCAAGGAGAAACGCATGTCCTTCCTGTCCAAAAACATCGGCCCCCTCGAACGCACGGCGCGCGTGAGCGGCGGCACGCTGCTCATCGTGCTCGCCGCCACCGAAATCATCGGCCGCTGGGGCTACATCGGCGTGGTGCCGCTGCTGACCGGGGTGATCGGCACCTGCCCGCTCTACTCGCTCTTCGGCTTCAGCACCTGCGCCCACGCCAGGCGCTGATCGCCCGGCAGACCCGCCATGTCCGTCCTCCAGTGGGTCGCGGTGGCGCTGGCCGCGGTGCTGTCTGCCGCGGGTGCGTGGCTGTTGCTGAACATGTTCGTCTTCTGGGTCACGCTCGACTGAGCCCATGGAGGTCTGCCCATGTGCCTGAACCTCTTGAGGGCGCTGTCCGAAGCGCCGCTGCCCTGCACCCGGGCCGATGCCGCGGTGATCGACAGGCTGCGCGTGCTCGACGCCGCCGGTCTGATCACGGTGCGGATTCCACCGCCGCACGCCGCTGTCGATCCCATCCAGCGACAGGATGCAGCCACCGTGCTCGAGATCACACCGCGCGGACGCGAAGCCCTGCGCACGAACAGGGTCGAGGACGAGCGGCCCCTGATACCGACGATTGACACAGTGTTTCCGTCTGATGCGCAGCATTGATGATGCAGCCAAGCACGGGTTCTAAATTGGTATGGCGCGATTCGTTTTCCGATGGCAATGGCGAACGCAAGCGCAACGCCCAAGGAGACCAAGATGGACACACTCACTGCATCCGGTGGCTACGAACTTCGGTTTCAACCCCTGTTCGACAATCACCGCGCCTTCGTCTTTCCATGTGACGCGGTCGGCCATGTGGACATGGATTCGCTCAGCGAGCGGACGCTCAACAACTACCTGTATGCACGCGCGATGATGGGACTGGAACTTTCCTGGCCCGAGGTGCGCCTGAGCCGGCCGCACTGACCACCCGCGAGCTTTCCGCAACAAAACACCATGAACGCAGAGCCCGACGAACTCGACCGAACCTTGCACGCACTCTGGGGCCACCTGGGCGGAGGCATGTCGCCCGCAGCGCAGATGCTGGCGTGGTCGGACTGGGCCGTCCACCTCGCGACGCAGCCCGGCCGCGCGATCCGCGCCGCCATCGACGGAGCCGCGGTCCAGGCACCCGGGACGGTGCACGAGCCGCGCCTGTCGGGACCGCAATGGGATGCCTGGCCGTTCAGCCTGTACCGGCAGGCCCACGAGGCCGCCGCCCACCGCCTGCGCACCTTCATTCACGGCGTGCCCGGCGTGGACCGCCACCATGAACAGCTGGTGGCCTTCATGGCACGGCAATGGCTGGAGCTGCTGTCGCCGGCCAACGCCGCGGTCACCAATCCGCAGGTGCTGCAGAAGATCGCAGCCACCGGCGGCGGCTGCCTGGCGAGCGGCGCGATGCACTGGGCCGAGGATGCCGGCCGCATGGCCTTCGGGCGTGCACCGGCCGGGGCGGAGTCGTTCAGGCCCGGACATGAAGTCGCGCTCACGCCCGGACAGGTGATCCTGCGCAACGAGCTCATCGAGCTCATCCAGTACGCCCCCGCCACGCCGACGGTGCACGCCGAACCGGTGCTGATCGTCAGCGCCTGGATCATGAAGTACTACGTGCTCGATCTCTCGCCGCACAATTCGCTGGTCCGCCATCTCGTGGCCAACGGGCACACGGTCTTCGCGATCTCATGGCGCAACCCGCAGGCGGCCGACGCGGAACTCGGCATGGCCGAATACCTGCGCCTGGGCATCATG
This genomic window from Variovorax sp. V93 contains:
- the mgtA gene encoding magnesium-translocating P-type ATPase translates to MRPSVPHPSHANAEACVPEPWWLGAHTGAAWGLSQLQADEARARWGPNSFEPQAKRSLALQFLARLRNPLVLVLLAASTISAATGDIANAGIIVLMVLLSVTLDFVQEHRASNAAEKLRASVALRARVLRDGATREIPVTEVMPGDLMLLSAGDRVPADGLVLEARDFFVNQSLLTGESYPVEKRPDAPSGDAPELQDALHAVFMGSTVISGSARVGVMAIGPRTALGEVASSIQVEPPPTAFEIGMHRFGLMIMRLTLLLVLFVLLVNVVLHRPLLDSFLFAVALAVGLTPELLPMVVSVTLSRGAMRLAGRRVIVKRLASIQNLGAMDVLCTDKTGTLTEARISLACCADADGRDSARVLMLAHLNSTFESGLKSPLDEALLAHPMDTAAWKKIDEVPFDFERRRVSVLLDRGDARWLVVKGAPDDVLALCNRFERDEGRSPAPLDADALVQLRERCHALERQGLRVLGVAWRDVPADHPHADVRDESALVFAGFAAFIDPPKAGAGEAMAALARSGVHVKIVSGDSELVTQHLCTLLRIPVAGVLTGQEISAMDDIALRARVGRTTLFCRVNPAQKNRIILALRTRGHVVGYLGDGINDAPALRSADVGLTVDSAVDVAREVADIVMLDHDLGVLHEGVLEGRRTFGNVMKYIMMGTSSNFGNMLSMAGASLLLPFLPMLPAQILLNNVLYDLSQAAIPLDRVDAADLHRPRTLDMKFIQRYMWLFGAISSAFDALTFWLLIQVLHADAPLFRTAWFVESLATQVLVIFVIRTRGRPWASRPGAALSVASLLVVAAALLLPFLPLARFFHFEPPPAIFFAWLAGMLAAYLALAEMAKRFFYARLAGAAPSRVRRPAPHRRARA
- a CDS encoding DUF2892 domain-containing protein yields the protein MSFLSKNIGPLERTARVSGGTLLIVLAATEIIGRWGYIGVVPLLTGVIGTCPLYSLFGFSTCAHARR
- a CDS encoding ribose-phosphate pyrophosphokinase, with product MTMPVVAVAMPGNGQLADALAACLGLERGAATVRRFPDGESYVRIESPVDGRGTLIVCTLDRPDDKLVPLFLLAAALRDAGATSVGLVAPYLAYMRQDRRFQPGETVSARHVGAWLSQCADWLVTVDPHLHRITDLSQVCSVPSGVVHASPSVAQWIRAHVREPLLIGPDEESAQWVGAVAQHAAAPFIVLSKTRRGDRDVEVSLPDVGRWRSHTPVLVDDIVSTARTMIETVGHLRRAGLAAPVCVAVHAVFAQTAFEDLRSAGAGDIVSCDTIRHPSNRIRLAPAIAASVRALLPA
- a CDS encoding universal stress protein, which encodes MFKRILVPTDGSALSKKAVASAISLAAQNDADLVALHVVPRYQRSYFDGSMTVSAEDVSRVEKQWNDKAVAMLDAVSARARQDGVRIKTATVSSDLVAESIIAAAKKHKSDLIVMASHGRKGIKRLLLGSETQHVLAHSALPVLVLR
- a CDS encoding universal stress protein, encoding MQTPKSILLHLDGSERTAARIALARELAETFDAEVTGQPCTLSALVRYPFAVEAAAEAVAIMQEIDKAARDRMYATFMANRAGSQHLHWAEPESDGPLGFARRALYADLLVLGQRNGNDPAHGELPGDFLPSLLVQSGRPALVLPYAGPIGPVGRTVLVAWKETREAARAVTAALPWLRTATRVHAVAYGEDAQASLQSLQDYLRVQGVRNLELHPGGDDDADAGSKLLSFCADLSADLLVMGCYGHSRAREWVLGGATQSILESMTLPVLMSH